CGCTTTTACCCCGCTGTTCCAACCGGGTCGGCATCACCCGGGCCATCGTCCTGCGCCCCCCCTCGACCCTTACCAAATCCCCGACGCTAACCTCCAACCGCGCCATGTCCGCGGGGTCAAGGCGGGCAATTCCCCGGCCCACGTCCTGCCCCAGGGCCTCTGCAACTCGTAAGAAAAGCACTCTATTGTTCCTCCCTCTCCGGCCCTATTCGATTCCTCGTTCTTCCAGCTTGGGAAGCCTGACCTCCAGAACCCCATGCCGCAGCTTCGTCTGCACCCGCGCTCCATCGACAGCTGCAGGCAGGGAAACCTCTTTGTAATAGCTCCAATCCCCGCGCCCCCCCTGGAGAACCAGATGCCTCCCGTTAACCCGGATCCCGATCTCATCCTCCGAAATGCCGGGCAGAACCGCAATGACATAAATTTCTGCCCCTTCGTCGAAAACGTCCACTGCAAGATCTTCTGGCTCGGCCCTTCTTCGGGGCGGGATGGCACTCCTCCCCGGGGAGGTGCTCTCCGCCCTTTGCGGAGCCAGAAAATGAAAACGCATCTGCCAGTCCCCCCGGACCTTCCTGTCCGGATCATGCCCCAGCCAGGACCCGGACCGGGTAAATTCGGTCTTACCTTCTCGCTCTAATTCCAGCATCAAATTCAAGAGCTCTCCGATCCCCCGCCAAAAATCAGCCAACCCGAACACCTCCGTTTTTTAGTACTCAATAATTGCCAATGCCCAGTGTTCCTGGCCGGCAGGTCTTTTATGGAGGGGCGGCGCCGCGTACCCTCTTACAGGAGGCGCGGCCCCTTCCCGGCCCGTTAACTTCCGGGCCATCTGGTGCAGTTTTTCCATCTCGGAGTCGATCTCGTTCAAGCGGGTTTCGATCTTCTGTTTCCTCTTTTGCAGTACAAGTACTTCGTTTTCCAGCCGGTGCTTTTCTCCGGCCAAACGGTGGAGTTCAAAATAAACGTTGCGTTCTGTAATCCGGCGCGTCTGCCGTTGGATGTCCTGCATCGTCCTGATTTCCGGCATTTACCCTCCCTGCCTTTCAACAGTGATTATTAATTAACAATTCGAGGAACCGGATTGCCTCCTGGCGTGTACTGTTTTTCAGGCCGACACGGCTCGTTTCGGAAACCAGTACATCAAGGCAGGTGCGCCGGAAGCGGGGATCGTCTTTAGATACCTGGTACCCCTGGACGCGGGCAATCTTGGCAATCATGATGCAGCTCCGCACCGTCGGCGCAAGCTCACAGGGGCCTTCGGACCGGAAATCCCGCATGATCTTTACGATCTTTTCGCACTCTAAAGCGGGCAATCCGGAACGCCCGGCACAAATCGCCACCTCGGTCTCCTCGTCGAAGTAGTCCAGATCTAAGGTAATCATCCGATCCCGGAGGGCGTCTTGAGTTCGGTGCACGCCCGCATACTCCTCGGGATTACTGGTAAAGATTGCCGCAAACTGGGGGTGAACCTTCACATACTTTTCCCCCCGGCGGTTACCCGGAAGGACCAGGATTCCCTCTTCCAAAATGGGGAGCAGGATATTATTCGCTTCCGGACGTGACCGCGTAAACTCATCGTAAACGAGGGTAAAACCGTGGATGCAGGCAAGAGTAATCCGCCCGTCCCCCCACCTCTTTTCCAGCTCTTCTTCCCGCTTCAGAACAGTATGAA
The Bacillota bacterium DNA segment above includes these coding regions:
- a CDS encoding Hsp20/alpha crystallin family protein, whose translation is MADFWRGIGELLNLMLELEREGKTEFTRSGSWLGHDPDRKVRGDWQMRFHFLAPQRAESTSPGRSAIPPRRRAEPEDLAVDVFDEGAEIYVIAVLPGISEDEIGIRVNGRHLVLQGGRGDWSYYKEVSLPAAVDGARVQTKLRHGVLEVRLPKLEERGIE
- the gvpN gene encoding gas vesicle protein GvpN, whose product is METLPVLKAQPQAGFIETLYVQDLTQRALAYLKSGFPVHFRGPSGTGKTTLALHLAAQLGRPLVLIHGNDDYNTSDFIGGQLGWRRRLLVDNYIHTVLKREEELEKRWGDGRITLACIHGFTLVYDEFTRSRPEANNILLPILEEGILVLPGNRRGEKYVKVHPQFAAIFTSNPEEYAGVHRTQDALRDRMITLDLDYFDEETEVAICAGRSGLPALECEKIVKIMRDFRSEGPCELAPTVRSCIMIAKIARVQGYQVSKDDPRFRRTCLDVLVSETSRVGLKNSTRQEAIRFLELLINNHC